A portion of the Glycine max cultivar Williams 82 chromosome 10, Glycine_max_v4.0, whole genome shotgun sequence genome contains these proteins:
- the LOC100794415 gene encoding F-box protein At2g26850 — protein MEKNMKNGLVSLLDLPEPTLDLILKCFSPNELCTVSEVCVSLKDKCQSDHFWEHHIKHKWGRVIGDAVYKEWEWHITIAKEGSFLNQNTNNQTGSMGTFTGVWPNLYLGSYLEDCKVLNGQRPNNFLMSLYFSLESGRFWFPAQVYKGLMLHNALVSYDSESNTFQARYQTGGWRCLGRNIEWDMVRVPSVDSPPYVMHVSDCLDNLKPEDHIEIQWRGNTHCPYDWWYAVIGHLDSCNKNNCQCHWSDTLIVEFRQYPEISSMRRIRLSRKNTGEQGDPRSGYYGGIRKLHNEDEIEKWKKLFPSQVQVHATWTLLVTILHILSFNVSFL, from the exons ATGGAGAAGAATATGAAAAATGGTCTTGTCTCCCTCTTGGATTTGCCTGAACCAACCTTGGATTTGATTCTCAAGTGCTTTTCTCCAAATGAACTCTGCACAGTGTCAGAGGTGTGTGTTTCTTTAAAGGATAAGTGCCAAAGTGATCATTTTTGGGAACATCACATCAAACATAAATGGGGTAGGGTGATTGGTGATGCTGTTTATAAGGAATGGGAATGGCACATAACAATTGCTAAAGAAGGAAGTTTCTTGAATCAAAACACCAATAACCAAACTGGGTCAATGGGTACATTTACTGGTGTATGGCCTAATCTATATCTTGGTTCATACTTAGAAGATTGCAAGGTCCTCAATGGTCAACGGCCAAACAACTTCTTGATGTCTTTATATTTCTCTCTTGAGAGTGGTAGGTTCTGGTTTCCTGCTCAGGTTTACAAG GGACTGATGCTTCACAATGCTTTGGTTAGCTATGACTCTGAATCTAATACTTTTCAAGCAAG GTATCAAACTGGAGGTTGGAGATGTCTAGGGAGGAACATTGAGTGGGACATGGTGAGAGTTCCCTCGGTTGATTCGCCTCCTTATGTTATGCACGTCTCTGATTGTTTAGATAATTTGAAACCAGAGGATCATATTGAGATTCAATGGAGAGGAAATACACATTGTCCTTACG ATTGGTGGTATGCTGTTATTGGTCACTTGGACTCATGTAACAAGAATAATTGTCAGTGTCATTGGAGTG ATACGTTGATCGTTGAGTTCAGACAATACCCTGAAATATCAAGCATGAGACGAATAAGGTTATCTAGGAAGAACACTGGAGAACAAGGTGATCCAAGAAGTGGATACTATGGAGGAATCAGAAAACTTCACAATGAGGATGAGattgaaaaatggaagaagcTCTTCCCAAGTCAAGTTCAGGTACATGCTACTTGGACTTTACTAGTCACAATTTTGCATATCTTAAGTTTCAACGTTTCTTTCCTTTGA